From a single Bacillus pumilus genomic region:
- a CDS encoding tyrosine-type recombinase/integrase, with amino-acid sequence MSKEIEQNMLRKRAQKLPEVTDEMWAQVDQEHQELVSEFLDANSFRDKTRKQYNSTLRQFFWWVHTSLNGKKLYKITKRDFIRYQSFLKNRGMSSSGISLKKASVSSLNNYIESIVAEEEQNYKAFRNFTRGLPAIPKTVTYEKVKVTYDDYKLMMDTLKEDENYLGMAWLATAFNVGARRAEIVQFKTEILDYPIKEGNPYITAHKIIGKGRGEGKQLEYMVNLEALEYMRIWKEKRGYDHDYIFTTQYGGEPKQMSESWADYFCSDVLSDILGRRINPHLFKASCITYLLEVKKVKLELVSKKIAHHEDVSTTIKHYDLRDFEEEKNQIFS; translated from the coding sequence ATGAGCAAAGAAATCGAACAAAATATGCTCCGCAAAAGAGCGCAGAAGCTCCCTGAAGTTACAGATGAAATGTGGGCACAGGTTGACCAAGAACATCAGGAATTGGTGTCAGAGTTTCTAGATGCCAACTCATTCAGGGATAAAACTAGAAAGCAGTACAATTCCACCCTTCGCCAATTTTTCTGGTGGGTACACACTTCTTTAAATGGCAAGAAGCTTTATAAAATTACCAAAAGGGATTTTATAAGATATCAGAGCTTCTTAAAAAATCGTGGTATGTCTTCGAGTGGAATATCATTGAAAAAAGCTTCAGTATCATCTCTTAATAATTATATTGAGAGTATTGTTGCAGAAGAAGAACAAAACTATAAAGCTTTTAGAAATTTCACCCGTGGCCTACCTGCAATTCCTAAGACAGTTACATATGAAAAAGTTAAAGTTACATATGATGATTACAAGCTGATGATGGACACATTAAAAGAAGATGAAAATTACCTTGGTATGGCTTGGTTAGCGACAGCATTCAATGTTGGTGCTAGAAGAGCTGAAATTGTACAGTTTAAAACGGAGATACTTGATTATCCCATCAAGGAAGGCAACCCTTACATTACCGCTCACAAAATAATCGGTAAAGGCAGAGGTGAGGGAAAACAATTGGAATATATGGTTAACTTAGAGGCTTTAGAATACATGCGAATATGGAAAGAAAAACGTGGATATGATCATGACTATATCTTTACGACTCAATATGGCGGAGAACCAAAACAGATGTCGGAGTCTTGGGCAGATTATTTTTGTTCAGATGTACTTTCTGACATTCTTGGCAGACGTATCAATCCCCATCTATTCAAGGCATCATGTATTACTTATCTCCTTGAAGTTAAGAAGGTCAAATTGGAATTGGTCAGCAAGAAAATAGCGCATCATGAAGATGTTTCAACAACAATTAAACACTATGACTTAAGAGATTTCGAGGAAGAAAAAAATCAAATTTTTAGTTGA
- a CDS encoding helix-turn-helix domain-containing protein produces MPSLCERLKQLRYVYRPKLTQQALSEELNITRAAYARYETGDNEPDIETLISLAKFYNVSIEYLITGKRNIRCTNLFSHRVNPKLVMLYYELQDAPDDKLDQLIHFWEYIKFKDR; encoded by the coding sequence ATGCCTAGTCTATGTGAACGACTGAAACAACTGCGATATGTTTACCGACCTAAATTGACTCAGCAAGCTCTTTCAGAGGAATTGAATATTACTAGAGCAGCATATGCTAGATACGAAACTGGCGATAACGAGCCAGACATTGAAACTCTGATAAGTTTAGCTAAATTTTACAACGTAAGCATTGAGTATTTGATAACAGGAAAAAGAAACATAAGGTGTACTAACTTATTTTCTCATAGGGTTAATCCTAAACTAGTAATGCTTTACTACGAGCTTCAGGATGCGCCTGATGATAAATTAGATCAATTAATTCATTTCTGGGAATATATTAAGTTTAAAGACAGATGA
- a CDS encoding type II toxin-antitoxin system PemK/MazF family toxin — translation MAKFNQNRSFFRGEVYFVNFPREPKLGKESSRIMEGPHRAVVLFDSTFPRKTVVVLPITSLYSDKNTTKDTISSDVILKRLEYTNLNGNDAIYNNTITRDSFIKVDQIRSVSRNYLERHVGKILEKDMVKVDLQLINVLSLQETIEEIIEQRVEERLLEIVEQQEIENNQD, via the coding sequence ATGGCCAAATTTAATCAAAACAGAAGTTTTTTTAGAGGCGAAGTATACTTTGTTAACTTTCCTAGAGAGCCGAAATTAGGTAAGGAAAGCTCTAGAATTATGGAAGGCCCTCACAGGGCAGTAGTTCTATTTGACAGTACGTTTCCTAGAAAGACTGTAGTAGTCTTGCCTATAACATCCCTGTACTCTGATAAAAATACAACTAAGGACACTATATCCTCTGATGTTATACTGAAGAGACTTGAGTATACAAACTTAAATGGCAATGACGCTATATATAACAATACAATCACACGTGATTCATTCATAAAAGTTGATCAGATAAGGTCTGTTTCGAGAAATTACCTTGAACGGCATGTAGGTAAAATCTTAGAAAAAGACATGGTAAAAGTTGATTTACAGCTTATCAATGTTCTAAGTCTTCAAGAGACTATTGAAGAGATCATCGAACAGCGTGTTGAGGAAAGATTGTTGGAAATTGTTGAGCAGCAAGAAATTGAAAATAATCAAGATTG